TAACATTAACATCGATCTAATTGACGCTACGCATTGGACCATGCGATCTGATCATGACTCATAATTAGCGGCAATTGGAGCCAACACAAAGTCACAAATGACGTAGAGTCAGTTTTTTGGCCTGTAGAGTGGGCTTAGCCGACTGACGCTACTTTTCAAATAgcaaaatcataatttttaatGCTTAGTGTCAGCATAGTGAAAGCGATAATTCCTAATTAATTGTCAAATATTAGCATCGTTGGGGCTGACACTACTTTTTAATGCTAAAATGATCGTTTCTTCTAGTGAAAGCGACTAAAATTTGTGACGGTGTGTGCAGTGTTCCTAAACCCAAACTACTAAAAACCTCACAACCTCACGTTATCCTTATTCTTTTACATCCCGACATAAATGTTTAAGAAACTCAGCTATCTACCAACTATGCAAAACATTGTTGGTAATGTGGTACATTATCCATGTTAATAAGGTGGCTGAAATAGCATGCAAATACAGCCACAGGCAGTTACGTCCTCCTCACATGAACCTCTGCCACGTACCTCCACAGGTGTCATTCCcctgttcttcttctctcaCAATGCTTCTCATTGCACTCTTTCTTCCTCACTCTCTCTGCTTCTCTACACGCTCTGTAACTGTAACTGTATCTGCAGAATTTCAAGATGAACCCTCATAGCCTTGTAGCATCTGCTACCATAAACATAGGGTTATCATTGATAACTCTCACTCTCTTCTCCATCCTGAAGAAGCAGCCTTCAAATGCTTCCATTTACTACGCTCACCGTCTCTCTCACCGCCACCACATCCCTTTCGATCGCTCCTCTGCCTCTAACCGTTTCCTTCCTTCTGTTTCTTGGATCTCTCGCGCTTTTCGTGTCACTGAAAATGAGATTCTCCAAGAACATGGCCTTGACCCTCTTGTTATCATCAGGCTCTTCAAATTCGGGTCAGTTATTTACTTTCACTGTTTGATTTTCACTCCTGAATGTTGCAGAAAATGCTTCAAAGTTTTGATATAATCAATATGCATATTGGCTAACAGAGCAACTTGGGTTCCTGCTTCTAAGATTTTAGTTTTGTagtgaaatgaaagaaaatagaGATGAGGAATCTTTTGTTCCCTTTAAGATGTCTATTCAACTTGATTCTGATTAATTGGGATTTAAAGTAAATTGTGGAGAGTGTCCACAAGAATTAGGCTTTGATATTTATGGTAAGGGATTAGTAATGTACTAATGTATTATCAGTGTATAAGGATTTATTTTTCTACCCATCATGCCACTGGTGCCTTGCCCGGTAGTCTTCGTTCTACCatttttgtaccaaaaaaaagagtatagggattttactaaaaaataaaaatatttgtaaGGTTGGTTGGTTCAAATGTTATACTTGCCCCTTTATAAGTAAGGTCTCGAGTGACTATTATGCATGGGAAAAAAACTCTGCAGGGAGAGCTGGCCCGATGTGGATATCATGAGCTCGAACAAGATTGTCTTTTGTGGAGGATGTGTTAGATgaaaaaatcattatattaaCTTTACAAAGGATGGAAAGTAGATTGTATAGTGATTTTGGTCATGGAAGATTTAAGGTCAGTTAGTTTCACCCCTCAACTATAGGTGGGTGCGTGCGTGCTTCCAGAGCTAACGTTGATGGTCATATCTTTTAAGGACTAAATAGATCATAATTTCAGATTTTGGGAACTAAATTGACCGCTTTTCATCTTTTAGGGGGTTATTTCACTTGTTTCCCTCTTTCAGTCGCTAAGGTAACTGACCTCATATCTTTCGAGGACCAAAGTGACTATTGAGTTGtggaaaatatattttatcctTACTAGAATGCTAAAACATAAGTAGTATGTAGTATAGCATAAACATTATGCTATTTATTAACACAGAATCATTAGTAAACTATATGTAAGAGTCAGAGCTCTATGACATGGAATAACAATTACcttaattttcttaaaatagGTTCATTAATCCAATGTTCTGCATCCATGCTGTAAATTTTGCATGCAATAGCCATGTGAAATATTCTGGACTTTGCTTAGGTTTACTATAatattcttatttatttatttatttggtctGCAGCATTAAGTTTTTTGCAGTGGCTTCTCTTGTTGGGTTGGTGGTACTTGTCCCGATTAATTATGATGCCGAAGTGGTTCAGAACAAGAGATACTTTACAATGGATTCTTTTACAATATCTAATGTTAGTAGAGGTTCTTCAAGGTGAGATTCTTTTGTCTAATCTGAATGGTGTTATTACTCACATACGGTCATATGCTGTTTGCTAGAATTGTATGCAGTCTTTTAGTTTCTTCCTTTCCTCCTATTGTTGTCTGTAACCTTACAAGTCAAATTTGGGGCATGGATATAGTAATTTTGAATCTATACCTTCAAgcacaaaaataattttatggtTGATGTATCTGTTATGATCAAATCGTAACAAAGCTGATAGAGAAAAATAACACTgctgaaaatttaaaaaagatTTCAGAGAAAATATGTCCATTTTGTTATGATGTACAACATGTTCGTTTTAGTTTTCACCCACTCTGATGCCTCTTGTGATTTTTACTCTTTACGTTAACTTCCTACTTTCCCTTCTAACTTCAACTTTAGAAAATTATCTATCTAAGTCAAATCATTACATGGTGAATGTCCACAGAGTTTTAGGGATAAGAAGATTCCCAAGCTCTGAGGATGTTAAATATACAATCCTAGCCTGTTATGAACCTGTATTTTCAATTTTGTATGATTAACCGAAAGATGTTACTCTGATCTTGTTATAGTAAGCCCAACTATTATTTTGGCTTATACTGATTTTGTGATTTTCTAACAGGCTTTGGGTACATTTTGCATGCTTGTGTTTCCTATCTTTATACGGGATGTACCTGCTGTATAAGGTGAAGTTCTCAGTTTGTCATATATTAGcatttttcatgaaaaaaaatgTCTTGCAAATCTTATTTACATTTTTCTAACAATTTTGCTGACATAGATGTGCTTGTGACTTTAGAGTATTGGAATAGCTgtgttaaatttaaatttattatttatgttaTTATTTATACTAATGTTTTAATGCAAATTTCATCTCCAGGAATATGAAGAAATTTTGATTCTAAGGATTCAGCAACTTCAAAATTTAAGGAATAGACCTGATCAATTTACTATTATAGTTCGGGAAATTCCAGTATGCATTGAACATAAGGCTCTCGACTGTTGTGTTGATCATTTCTTCAGTAAATACTATCCAAACACTTTCTATTCCTATCAAATGGTGTATGGCACTGAAGATCTTGAGGTGTTAGTGGTAAGATATGCCCTATTACaatttacaatttaaaattCTCACTCATGGTGTTTATGCTGCATAATGGAAATTTGTCATTGGTTTTCTGCAAGCTAATCTATAACATTAGTGATGATTTTGTTTACGATATTTGTTTGAGATGATCTTATATCCCAACTCAGTATTCTATAAATATAATTCATGAGACTTTGTTTTGGATAATAAAGATTGCTTTACTGGTTGTATCTGAGTTGAAAATTTCAAGAATTTTTTAAGTGACAATCCCAACTCCTTTTTGAAATAACATTGTACCCCAAAATATGCCTATGTGCATTGGAAGGGAAAGAGTGAGTTCAGAGTCCTATATAGTTAAGAATGAGCTAGatgaaaataatataagagAGAAAGCCCAAATGCCCAAtctttaaggttttgggtgaagatTTGGTGTGAGGTTCACTTTGTAGCTCACTGTTTTGGCTCATTGGTGCAGCCCACGCCCCACAACTTTATGGGCTCTCGCTGTCTCCCCGACAAGTGATATCAGAGTCAATGGTTTGGCTTTTATGTATTTGGAGTTGACTCACAATTGGGGGTAGATTGGTAGAGAATTGAAGTGAGCTTTTGAGGAGTGCATATTGGTAAAGAGTGACCTAGATGAAGATCTAATAGAGAACAGACCCATATACCCAATGCCTTAAGTTTTGGGTGAAGATGTAGTGGCACGTTCACTTTGCAGCTTGCTGCTTTGATCCATTGGTGTAGGTCTCCCACTTTATGGGCTCCCCAGTGTCCTCAACAAGATATATTTATACAGTGTAAAGTGGAGTAATTGTCCATAAGTACATACTCTTTTAAATTTGATAGAGCATTTCATTGGAGTAATGGAAAAAAATTTCATGCTTTTATTCAGTCATTGAAgaaaaaccaagtattttgcaTTTGTTAGAGCATCAAGGAAGATAAAATTAGGTTGAGTTTCTATAATGGTAATGGATCTTCTCACAAATGTTGTTATATGTAGAACCAGACAAAGTCTCTTGCAAGAAAAATAGGAGACTTGAGAGAGACTCCCACGGCCAAGAAACGTAAGAATAAGTTGTCACTCTTGGATTGGTCACAACAAGAGACTTCAAAAGTAGCTTTGCTTGAGGAAAAGTTTCACGCACTTTGTCACAAGATTCACCAGTTACAGTGCAAAGATATGCTCAAGAAAAAGGTAAACGTTGAATGTTTAATCATTGCTTGAATTCTTTTAGGAGTAGGTTTCTCATGTAAAAGCACATCCATCAGATAGTGCTAATATGCTTGTGAGTTTTCAACTCCTGTTCTGGTAATGTAAAATAGAACTTCTTTTTTGTCTATATGAAAAGTTAGATGAGTTACAAGTTATAgttttctcttaatttttaaTTGTCTTGAATAAAGTTTATTTTCTCTGTTTTAAGATGCATCTTGATTGCTCAGTGCTTGTAATCAATAATGGAAAGTCATTACTTATCTGAAATGGTGAATGAGTTTATCTGTAGGTATGAAAAAGTACATGTATCTCTATGAAGGAATGatgctttttatttaaaaataatagatTATTTAATCAAGCATTCCTTTCTCCCTTTAGAAAAGCATTCAGAAAATAGAACTTGTCTTATGTATTAGGAGTTGCCTGTTGCTTTTGTAACATTCAAGTCCCGTTCGGGTGCTGCAGTAGCAGCTCAGTTGCAACAGCAGTCACATCCACTTCTTTGGATCACTGAACTTGCCCCAGAACCAAGGGATGTTTCATGGAGAAATATGAAAGTATCCTACAGACTAGTGCCACTTTATAAACTTGGTGTTCTCATTGCAGCATCACTGCTTACAGTTTTCTTTGTCATTCCTGTTACTGCTGTTCAAGGAATAGCCAAATATGAGAAACTGAAGAAATGGTTTCCTCCAGCCATGGCCATACAGTTGATGTAAGATTCTGACACCAGTGCCTTTTGATAATTGaccttttgaaaatatttgcTCAGACTTTAACTCCCTTTTGGTTAAAAATCAAACTCTTGCATACATTTTGTTATTTTGTAGTTAATCAAATTCTTGGGAAGTTTACTGCTGGTATGACTGTAGTAATTCCCTAATGAATTGGCAAGATATATAGTGAAGATTGCTTTATATGTCACATGCATTCTCTCTCACCAATACATCACAGTAGGAATCTTTAATTGGGCTCCATTTAGCTTATATTGATGCCAGCATATCATTAAGATAAGATAACTAAGAAAAATCACTTAAACatctccttctctctctttttctagTGCATCAATATAGGTATTCAATTACTTGCCTTGCATTTCTGCTTCGGATTTCTTCTTTCACAGGTTATCTCATGATTTGTCTGGCCAAATAAATAGAAATATCACTATCAATAAGAGGAAGCATATTTAGACAGGCAAAATACTTTGACAGAATGAGTTGACATTTTAAATGATTATTGGATGGAAATATCCCCATCACTTCTATTTATCTAACAAGCATCTGTCAATCCTGACAATTCTAGATGAACTTTTTAATGTTTTCCATCTGTGTTGCATTTTTCtatgtaaaattatttaaaaggaaATTCCTGAACATTCAGAATGAATTAAAATAAAGGTAAATTAGTGTGGATCATATGATAGAAAGAGAGATTTTGTCATTACAAAAATCGAAAAGATTTTGTGCAGAAGCATGCATCTAATTATTTTCCTTTCACATCTTATATTCTTGGTTATTCATTGATTAGTTCCTAATGTAGACGATAGAGTATTTGTTTCTTGATCTTTTTCTGACATAAAACATTCTTTAGACCAGGATTAAGCTCTATAGTGACAGGATACCTTCCAAGTGTTGTACTGAAAGGATTTATATACGTTGTGCCATTTGCAATGTACGCTATGGCTAAAGTTGCGGGATGTATTGCAAGAAGTAAGGAGGAGATCAAGGCTTGCAACATGGTTTTCTACTTTCTGATTGGAAATGTATTCTTCTTGAGTGTTTTATCAGGATCCCTTCTTGATTTT
This portion of the Lotus japonicus ecotype B-129 chromosome 3, LjGifu_v1.2 genome encodes:
- the LOC130745189 gene encoding CSC1-like protein At3g54510 isoform X2, giving the protein MNPHSLVASATINIGLSLITLTLFSILKKQPSNASIYYAHRLSHRHHIPFDRSSASNRFLPSVSWISRAFRVTENEILQEHGLDPLVIIRLFKFGIKFFAVASLVGLVVLVPINYDAEVVQNKRYFTMDSFTISNVSRGSSRLWVHFACLCFLSLYGMYLLYKEYEEILILRIQQLQNLRNRPDQFTIIVREIPVCIEHKALDCCVDHFFSKYYPNTFYSYQMVYGTEDLEVLVTKSLARKIGDLRETPTAKKRKNKLSLLDWSQQETSKVALLEEKFHALCHKIHQLQCKDMLKKKELPVAFVTFKSRSGAAVAAQLQQQSHPLLWITELAPEPRDVSWRNMKVSYRLVPLYKLGVLIAASLLTVFFVIPVTAVQGIAKYEKLKKWFPPAMAIQLIPGLSSIVTGYLPSVVLKGFIYVVPFAMYAMAKVAGCIARSKEEIKACNMVFYFLIGNVFFLSVLSGSLLDFIEQFISHPKNIPSHLARAVSAQADFFVTYILTDGLSGFSFEILQPGLLLWDILMSCTPGCTRERSPYLYSLPYFRIIPFVSLSVLIGTVYAVVAPLLLPFLIIYFCLGYVVMINQIQDVYETTYETCGQYWPYIHHYILLAIILMQITMIGLFGLKAKPAASISTIPLLIFTLMFNEYCKMRFLPSFHHYSLKDAAENDELDEKSDLLEFHYDSAINAYCPPCLRPVNIRAPESSSTPLVSS
- the LOC130745189 gene encoding CSC1-like protein At3g54510 isoform X1, translating into MNPHSLVASATINIGLSLITLTLFSILKKQPSNASIYYAHRLSHRHHIPFDRSSASNRFLPSVSWISRAFRVTENEILQEHGLDPLVIIRLFKFGIKFFAVASLVGLVVLVPINYDAEVVQNKRYFTMDSFTISNVSRGSSRLWVHFACLCFLSLYGMYLLYKEYEEILILRIQQLQNLRNRPDQFTIIVREIPVCIEHKALDCCVDHFFSKYYPNTFYSYQMVYGTEDLEVLVNQTKSLARKIGDLRETPTAKKRKNKLSLLDWSQQETSKVALLEEKFHALCHKIHQLQCKDMLKKKELPVAFVTFKSRSGAAVAAQLQQQSHPLLWITELAPEPRDVSWRNMKVSYRLVPLYKLGVLIAASLLTVFFVIPVTAVQGIAKYEKLKKWFPPAMAIQLIPGLSSIVTGYLPSVVLKGFIYVVPFAMYAMAKVAGCIARSKEEIKACNMVFYFLIGNVFFLSVLSGSLLDFIEQFISHPKNIPSHLARAVSAQADFFVTYILTDGLSGFSFEILQPGLLLWDILMSCTPGCTRERSPYLYSLPYFRIIPFVSLSVLIGTVYAVVAPLLLPFLIIYFCLGYVVMINQIQDVYETTYETCGQYWPYIHHYILLAIILMQITMIGLFGLKAKPAASISTIPLLIFTLMFNEYCKMRFLPSFHHYSLKDAAENDELDEKSDLLEFHYDSAINAYCPPCLRPVNIRAPESSSTPLVSS